From Theileria orientalis strain Shintoku DNA, chromosome 4, complete genome, the proteins below share one genomic window:
- a CDS encoding proteasome subunit alpha type, with the protein MSRASQSGYDRHITIFSPEGKLFQLEYALKAVKNCNLTGLAVKDDSAIAVVAQKKLPAQQGNQDVLLDSSTVTSLYHITDELYCLLIGLPGDCLSILYKAREVAFEYAYKYGTNIPASVLSQHISDVNQVYTQHAYMRLHACTGLILSIEPDVGPRIYKFDSSGWFAGYKACGIGAKEQESENALEKALKKRDIVSLQEAVKSNLHVNTEVHQLAHGPETKVTLEALKCMIEIEAFSKGLGASSIEVAVATKDNPTFRQLSEEEIETYLTHIAESD; encoded by the exons ATGTCTAGGGCATCGCAAAGCGGATATGATAGACACATAACCATTTTTTCACCTGAAGGAAAGTTATTCCAATTAG AATACGCCTTAAAGGcagttaaaaattgtaatCTGACCGGTTTAGCTGTAAAGGATGACTCCGCTATAGCTGTGGTCGCTCAAAAAAAATTGCCGGCACAACAGGGGAATCAG GATGTTCTGCTCGATTCGTCCACCGTAACTAGTCTCTACCATATTACGGACGAGTTATACTGTTTACTTATTGGCCTGCCAG GCGATTGTCTgagtattttatataagGCCAGGGAGGTGGCCTTTGAATATGCCTACAAGTACGGAACCAATATACCTGCGAGTGTGCTGTCCCAACACATCTCCGACGTGAACCAAGTGTATACACAGCACGCATACATGAGGCTCCACGCCTGCA CTGGCCTCATACTGTCAATTGAGCCCGATGTTGGACCGCGCATATACAAGTTCGACTCGTCTGGATGGTTTGCGGGATACAAG GCCTGTGGAATTGGCGCAAAGGAGCAGGAATCGGAAAACGCGCTTGAAAAGGCGTTGAAGAAGAGGGACATAGTGAGTCTACAGGAGGCAGTCAAGTCAAACTTACACGTAAACACTGAGGTGCACCAGCTGGCTCATGGCCCAGAGACCAAGGTCACGCTGGAGGCTCTCAAGTGTATGATTGAGATTGAGGCCTTCAGCAAGGGCCTCGGCGCATCCAGCATTGAAGTCGCAGTGGCCACGAAGGACAACCCAACCTTCAGGCAACTGTCCGAGGAGGAAATAGAAACGTACCTAACCCACATAGCTGAGAGTGACTAA